One window of the Leucobacter komagatae genome contains the following:
- the truB gene encoding tRNA pseudouridine(55) synthase TruB: MPQGAILLVDKVEGWTSHDVVAKSRRALGTKKVGHAGTLDPMATGLLVLGAGPATRLLTYLVGLDKTYTTTIRLGLATVTDDREGDVTAAAPAGLVAEVFANQDRIAAGVAALTGPIEQAPSAVSAIRVDGKRAYDRVRAGEEVVLKKRPVTIHGFEIGEPRILSVPGPDGEPVDVIDIDAVVRCSTGTYIRALARDLGEALGVGGHLTALRRTAVGPFSVDAATPHAQLVGDGTSAGDPGTLYPPATIARELFPVLELDAAEAKDLADGKRLSIDPERQPPAPVVAAVLPGSPADRLVGLVVVKSGRTHVLANFPSLDPGGAA, translated from the coding sequence ATGCCGCAGGGCGCGATCCTCCTTGTCGACAAGGTTGAGGGCTGGACGAGTCACGACGTCGTCGCGAAGTCACGCCGCGCGCTCGGCACGAAGAAGGTCGGGCACGCCGGCACGCTCGATCCGATGGCGACCGGGCTGCTCGTGCTCGGGGCTGGCCCGGCGACCCGGCTGCTCACGTACCTCGTCGGTCTCGACAAGACGTACACGACGACGATCCGGCTCGGGCTCGCGACAGTCACTGACGACCGCGAGGGCGACGTCACCGCGGCGGCGCCCGCTGGCCTCGTCGCCGAGGTGTTCGCGAATCAGGATCGCATCGCGGCCGGCGTCGCGGCCCTCACCGGCCCGATTGAGCAGGCACCGAGCGCGGTGAGTGCGATCAGGGTCGACGGCAAGCGGGCCTACGACCGCGTGCGCGCCGGCGAGGAGGTCGTGCTGAAGAAGCGTCCGGTCACGATCCACGGGTTTGAAATTGGTGAGCCGCGGATCCTCAGCGTCCCGGGGCCCGACGGCGAGCCCGTCGATGTCATCGACATCGACGCTGTCGTGCGCTGCTCGACCGGAACGTACATTCGCGCGCTCGCACGCGACCTGGGCGAGGCCCTCGGCGTCGGCGGCCACCTCACGGCGCTGCGACGCACCGCCGTCGGTCCGTTCTCGGTCGACGCGGCGACGCCGCACGCCCAGCTCGTGGGTGACGGCACATCGGCGGGGGATCCGGGAACGCTGTACCCGCCCGCCACCATCGCGCGCGAGCTGTTTCCCGTCCTCGAACTTGATGCGGCGGAGGCGAAAGACCTCGCAGACGGCAAGCGCCTCTCGATCGACCCCGAACGGCAGCCACCGGCTCCGGTCGTCGCAGCGGTGCTTCCGGGCTCGCCTGCTGACAGGCTCGTCGGGTTGGTCGTCGTCAAGAGCGGCCGCACCCACGTCCTCGCAAATTTCCCGTCACTTGATCCCGGAGGGGCAGCATGA
- a CDS encoding DEAD/DEAH box helicase: MASSTATRQPAKRQRSGGTRKHAHNEGIIPLLARAVREVEASAQRGKASPQNRTKFQVIALLMREERARVKTEEGVSDSERAETLKRLDGVAAILAKTAARDTSLITLLEPGATITEATRQLKRKMLVQAGIDVPEEAPAEAEPAKTLVPPELAERQVEPARIHSRMLANPFLAPSLETPKQPTPVVRLANWELLNPLLKSFEQGGGGAACMDLPEAPVPDRLAPRGLELMPHQARFLASVRDGHRSFLLADEPGLGKTAQSVLAASVADAYPMLVVVPNVVKMNWAREVERWTPQRTVTVIHGDGESMDAFADVFVVNYDILDRHLSWISRFGFKSMVVDEAHMIKNTQSQRSRNVLTIAESIRERTRGSQPLLVALTGTPLINEVDDFRAIWRFLGWTDADKPGPELMAKLENNGWTPADPPFYPEARQSVIEMGIVRRRKIDVAADLPAKRVVDLPVQLDDELGRGIRAAEAKLAQKLYDRFTAVKSGKLGEKLSDEAIIRMVAAQELEESNASADGFNVFTMVREIGVAKAGLAVDYTAQLARSVGKVVFFAKHIDVMDRAEAQLAEAGLKTVSIRGEQTATFRQTQIDAFNTDPEVSVAVCSLTAAGVGVNLQAASNVVLAELSWTDAEQTQAIDRVHRIGQEEPVTAWRIIAAQTIDARIAELIDGKAGLAARALDGAPAAEEDADPVQLLALIGVLTRAVADASGR; the protein is encoded by the coding sequence TTGGCAAGCAGCACTGCCACCCGCCAGCCAGCGAAGCGTCAGCGCTCGGGCGGAACGCGTAAACACGCGCACAACGAGGGCATCATCCCTCTGCTCGCTCGCGCCGTTCGCGAGGTTGAGGCCTCCGCCCAGCGCGGCAAGGCGAGCCCCCAGAACCGCACCAAATTCCAGGTCATCGCGCTGCTCATGCGCGAGGAGCGCGCCCGCGTGAAGACCGAGGAGGGCGTGAGTGACAGCGAACGTGCCGAGACCCTGAAGCGCCTCGACGGTGTCGCCGCGATCCTCGCGAAGACCGCGGCGCGCGACACGAGCCTCATTACGCTGCTCGAACCGGGCGCGACGATCACCGAGGCGACTAGGCAGCTCAAACGGAAGATGCTCGTGCAGGCTGGCATCGACGTTCCTGAGGAAGCCCCGGCCGAGGCCGAGCCCGCCAAGACCCTCGTGCCGCCGGAGCTCGCCGAGCGCCAGGTCGAGCCCGCGCGGATCCACTCGCGAATGCTCGCGAACCCCTTCCTCGCGCCGTCGCTCGAGACTCCGAAGCAGCCGACTCCCGTCGTTCGCCTCGCGAACTGGGAGCTGCTCAACCCGCTCTTGAAGTCGTTCGAGCAGGGCGGTGGCGGGGCGGCCTGCATGGACCTGCCAGAGGCGCCGGTTCCCGACAGGCTCGCGCCCCGCGGGCTCGAGCTCATGCCGCACCAGGCCCGCTTCCTCGCGAGCGTGCGCGACGGGCACCGCAGCTTCCTGCTCGCCGACGAGCCGGGCCTCGGGAAGACCGCGCAGTCGGTGCTCGCGGCCTCCGTCGCTGACGCCTACCCGATGCTCGTCGTCGTGCCCAACGTCGTGAAGATGAACTGGGCGCGCGAGGTCGAGCGGTGGACGCCGCAGCGCACCGTTACTGTCATTCACGGTGACGGTGAGTCTATGGACGCGTTTGCCGACGTGTTCGTCGTGAACTACGACATCCTCGACAGGCACCTGAGCTGGATCTCGCGCTTTGGGTTCAAGAGCATGGTCGTCGACGAGGCGCACATGATCAAGAACACGCAGTCGCAGCGCTCGCGCAACGTGCTCACGATCGCCGAGAGCATTCGCGAGCGCACCCGCGGTTCGCAGCCGCTGCTCGTCGCGCTGACCGGTACGCCGCTCATCAACGAGGTTGACGACTTCCGCGCCATCTGGCGGTTCCTCGGCTGGACCGACGCAGACAAGCCCGGGCCCGAGCTCATGGCCAAGCTTGAGAACAACGGTTGGACGCCCGCAGACCCGCCGTTCTACCCCGAGGCGCGCCAGAGCGTCATCGAGATGGGCATCGTGCGCCGCCGCAAGATCGACGTGGCCGCCGACCTGCCCGCGAAGCGCGTTGTTGACCTGCCCGTGCAGCTTGACGACGAGCTCGGCCGCGGTATCCGCGCCGCCGAGGCGAAGCTCGCGCAGAAGCTCTACGACCGTTTCACCGCGGTCAAGTCGGGCAAGCTCGGCGAGAAGCTCTCGGACGAGGCGATCATCCGCATGGTTGCCGCCCAGGAGCTCGAGGAGTCGAACGCCTCCGCCGACGGCTTCAATGTGTTTACGATGGTGCGCGAAATTGGCGTGGCCAAGGCCGGCCTCGCCGTCGACTACACCGCCCAGCTCGCGCGCTCGGTCGGCAAGGTCGTGTTCTTTGCGAAGCACATCGACGTCATGGACCGTGCGGAGGCGCAGCTCGCCGAGGCCGGGCTCAAGACGGTCTCGATCAGGGGCGAGCAGACCGCCACGTTCCGCCAGACGCAGATTGACGCGTTCAACACCGACCCCGAGGTCTCGGTCGCGGTGTGCTCGCTGACCGCTGCGGGCGTCGGCGTGAACCTGCAGGCCGCGTCGAACGTCGTGCTCGCCGAGCTCAGCTGGACTGACGCAGAGCAGACGCAGGCGATCGACCGCGTACACCGCATCGGTCAGGAAGAACCCGTGACCGCGTGGCGCATCATTGCGGCGCAGACGATCGACGCTCGCATCGCCGAGCTCATCGACGGCAAGGCGGGCCTCGCGGCGCGCGCGCTCGACGGGGCTCCCGCCGCCGAGGAGGACGCCGATCCGGTGCAGCTGCTCGCGCTGATTGGCGTGCTGACCCGCGCCGTCGCCGACGCATCCGGCCGCTAG
- a CDS encoding A/G-specific adenine glycosylase, with product MSGALIDWFRHAARDLPWRAPETTAWGILVSEFMSQQTQVERVIPHWLEWMARWPVPSALAAEEPGEAVRAWKRLGYPRRALWLHRAAVEIAERHGDEVPADVDALLALTGIGPYTARAVAVFAFGDTHPVVDTNTRRVIARAVHGRAAAGMPAPRDLDDMTALLPSDREAAAVFNAAAMELGATVCTARAPKCGDCPIAELCEWRGAGYPENAPEKRPRQAAFEGSDRQARGKIMQLLRAAAGAVDPAEALAAAAEGRAAGRAAAQARDASQPQRALDSLIADGLIVEFEGRLRLP from the coding sequence ATGAGCGGCGCGCTCATCGATTGGTTTCGGCACGCGGCGAGGGATCTGCCCTGGCGAGCACCGGAGACCACTGCCTGGGGCATCCTCGTTTCCGAGTTCATGTCGCAGCAGACGCAGGTCGAGCGCGTCATCCCCCACTGGCTCGAGTGGATGGCGCGCTGGCCCGTGCCGTCAGCGCTCGCAGCGGAGGAGCCCGGCGAGGCCGTCCGGGCGTGGAAGCGGCTCGGGTACCCGCGGCGGGCACTCTGGCTGCACCGGGCTGCCGTAGAGATCGCCGAGCGGCACGGCGACGAGGTGCCTGCCGACGTCGACGCGCTACTTGCGCTCACCGGGATTGGGCCCTACACGGCGCGGGCGGTCGCGGTATTTGCGTTCGGCGACACGCACCCGGTCGTCGACACCAACACGCGCCGCGTTATCGCGCGCGCCGTGCACGGCAGGGCGGCGGCGGGTATGCCCGCCCCGCGCGACCTCGACGACATGACCGCGCTGCTCCCCTCCGACCGCGAGGCGGCGGCTGTGTTCAACGCGGCGGCGATGGAGCTTGGCGCGACCGTGTGCACGGCCCGGGCGCCGAAGTGCGGCGACTGCCCCATCGCCGAGCTCTGCGAGTGGCGAGGCGCGGGGTACCCCGAGAACGCTCCCGAGAAGCGGCCGCGGCAGGCAGCGTTCGAGGGCAGCGACAGGCAGGCGCGCGGCAAGATCATGCAGTTGCTGCGAGCTGCCGCAGGGGCCGTCGACCCCGCGGAGGCGCTCGCGGCAGCGGCCGAGGGCCGGGCTGCTGGCCGGGCTGCGGCTCAGGCGCGCGACGCGTCCCAGCCGCAGCGTGCCCTCGACTCGCTCATTGCCGACGGGCTCATCGTCGAGTTCGAGGGGCGACTCAGGCTGCCATAG
- a CDS encoding bifunctional riboflavin kinase/FAD synthetase translates to MQLFTAIDELDPARFDAGSVVAVGKFDGVHRGHQAIISSLLRKARAENLHSVVFTFANNPLSLLRPELCPQPLASRAQRLELVENAGVDTCVMVQFDEAFAAIPATEFVERVLVGNLNVRHVLLGEDFHFGHRGLGDAALLRELGPKLGFTVEVVASVGDDEDEAVSSTMIRDAVLAGDLVTARAMLGRCHSVRGEVVHGDARGRELGFPTANLGGTVEGLVPAHGVYAGSVVIDGVEHDAAISVGVNLTFEPEGEPRVEAFVLDFAGDLYGKQMEVRFAKRIREMLPFSSVEALIARMHEDVAETRAILAEVREG, encoded by the coding sequence ATGCAACTCTTTACCGCGATCGACGAGCTCGACCCGGCCCGCTTCGATGCTGGCTCCGTCGTCGCCGTTGGCAAGTTCGACGGCGTGCACCGGGGGCACCAGGCCATCATTTCGTCGCTGCTGCGGAAGGCGCGCGCTGAGAACCTCCACTCCGTCGTGTTCACGTTCGCGAATAACCCCCTCAGCCTGCTGCGCCCCGAGCTCTGCCCGCAGCCGCTCGCGAGCCGTGCGCAGCGACTTGAGCTGGTCGAGAACGCGGGCGTCGACACCTGCGTCATGGTGCAGTTCGATGAGGCGTTCGCCGCGATCCCGGCGACCGAGTTCGTCGAGCGTGTGCTCGTAGGCAACCTGAATGTGCGCCACGTGCTGCTCGGCGAGGACTTCCACTTCGGCCACCGCGGCCTCGGCGACGCCGCGCTCCTTCGCGAGCTTGGGCCGAAGCTCGGCTTCACCGTCGAGGTCGTCGCGAGCGTTGGCGACGACGAGGATGAGGCAGTGTCGTCGACGATGATCCGTGACGCGGTGCTCGCCGGCGACCTCGTCACTGCCCGGGCCATGCTCGGCAGGTGCCACTCGGTGCGCGGTGAGGTCGTGCACGGCGACGCGCGCGGTCGCGAACTCGGGTTTCCGACGGCGAACCTCGGCGGCACCGTTGAGGGGCTCGTGCCCGCTCACGGCGTCTACGCCGGGTCAGTCGTGATCGACGGTGTTGAGCACGACGCCGCGATCTCGGTCGGTGTGAACCTCACCTTCGAGCCCGAGGGGGAGCCCCGCGTCGAGGCGTTCGTGCTCGACTTCGCGGGCGACCTGTACGGCAAGCAGATGGAGGTGCGCTTCGCGAAGCGCATTCGCGAGATGCTGCCCTTCAGCTCGGTTGAGGCGCTCATCGCGCGAATGCACGAGGACGTTGCAGAGACGCGCGCGATCCTCGCCGAGGTGCGTGAAGGCTGA